The segment GTGAATGGGTCACTTTACAGCGATATCTGATCCTATGTGGTAGAATATCGTGATTGCGAATAGCTGGTCTGTTATGGTAAGAGGGGCGGTTTCTAATGTGGAGCTGTTAGCACTTCTTGTGATTAAATCGAAAAAAAGACGACACATTTAGTCGTTAAGTACAATTTTTGCAGAGGATAGGATCGGGCATCGTGTTACGTCGTCAAGTCACCGTAAATATGGTGGAAGGGTTGCATGTGCGTCCCATCTCCATGATTGTAGAAGTGGTTAACGACAACGGGTGTTTCGTTCAGATTCGTTATGGCAATAAACAGGTCGAGGCCAACAGTCAGCTCAATCTAATGCTGTTGGCCGCGCCTCAGGGTTCCGAACTGGAACTGCTGGCCGAAGGGGAGGGTGCCGAACAGGTACTTGACCATCTGGAAAATTTGTTTTTGACTAATTTTGAAGTTGAAGGTACTACCGAATCGGAACAGGTCATCTAGAGAACATTTCGTGATCAGGGCCCGTTTCAGCGTTCGACTGAAACAAGTATTCGTGAAGCTATATTAGATTGAGTTTCGCGAGTAGATGAAATAAGAGACATTTTCTATGCTCGTGCGGCGAGGTATAGCAGTATCCCCTGGCATGGCTTCAGGACCAGCGTTGGTCTTCGGCACAGAGGATTTCCGCATACCCCAACGTTTTGTCAGCGTCGACGCGATTGAGTCCCAGATCAAACGTTTTCGTACTGCTCTTCAGCAGACGGTCGACGAAATCGGCGAAAACGAACGCCTGGCAAACGAGCAAGTTGGCAAGCAATACGGCTCGATTTTTACTGCTCACCTGAACCTGGTTCAGGATCCTCAGCTGCTTGAGGAAATCGAAGAACTGATCCGCTCGAAATATTATTCGGCGGAGTTCGCATCGAGCAGGGTGCTGCGCCGTTACGCAAAAGTCTTCCAAAACTTAGGCGACAACTACATGGCCCAACGGGCCGCGGATATTTATGACATAGAAAAATGTCTGGTCCGAAATCTATTGGGTGAGAGCCGGGAAGAACTGACTCACATCAACACGCCTGTCATTATTGTGGCGAATTCCCTCAGTCCCAGCGAAACGGCCAACTTGAACCGTAAGTTCGTCCTGGGACTCGCGATTGAGACGGGTGGCCGTACCAGTCATACCGCTATCCTGGCCGGGGCATTAGAAATTCCAGCTGTTGTTGGCGTGGGTAATTTTCTTGCGGATGTTTCTGGCGGCGAAAACCTGATCATCGATGGCGATCGTGGTGAGATTATTATCGATCCAACCGATACAGCCGTGCAGCACTTCGAAGATACGATTGAACGCCGTAAAGGTGTATCCAAGCGGCTGCTCTCTCTGAAGGAAATTCCTGCCCAGACCAAAGATGGCGTCCGAATCAAATTATTGGGCAACATTGAGTTTCCCGAAGAAGTCAGCCAGTGTATCGATCGCGGGGCAGATGGTGTTGGGCTGTACCGAACCGAGTTCCTGTACCTGAACCGGCGAGACGAGCCTTCTGAGGAAGTGCATTACGAAGCGTACTGCCGGGTTGTGGGGGCGTTTCCCAATTCTCCCGTGATTATTCGAACGATGGACTTGGGGGCAGACAAAATGCCTTCGGCGCTCACATTCGGAGCAGAACCAGCTTCGAATCCCGTTCTGAGCCTGCGAAGTCTGCGGCTCAGCTTGAAGAATCTGCCATTGTTCAAAACCCAGTTACGCGCTATTCTCAGAGCCGCAACTGTCGGGGATGTACGAATCATGTTCCCGCTGGTGAGCACTCTGATGGA is part of the Polystyrenella longa genome and harbors:
- a CDS encoding HPr family phosphocarrier protein, whose translation is MLRRQVTVNMVEGLHVRPISMIVEVVNDNGCFVQIRYGNKQVEANSQLNLMLLAAPQGSELELLAEGEGAEQVLDHLENLFLTNFEVEGTTESEQVI
- the ptsP gene encoding phosphoenolpyruvate--protein phosphotransferase, encoding MLVRRGIAVSPGMASGPALVFGTEDFRIPQRFVSVDAIESQIKRFRTALQQTVDEIGENERLANEQVGKQYGSIFTAHLNLVQDPQLLEEIEELIRSKYYSAEFASSRVLRRYAKVFQNLGDNYMAQRAADIYDIEKCLVRNLLGESREELTHINTPVIIVANSLSPSETANLNRKFVLGLAIETGGRTSHTAILAGALEIPAVVGVGNFLADVSGGENLIIDGDRGEIIIDPTDTAVQHFEDTIERRKGVSKRLLSLKEIPAQTKDGVRIKLLGNIEFPEEVSQCIDRGADGVGLYRTEFLYLNRRDEPSEEVHYEAYCRVVGAFPNSPVIIRTMDLGADKMPSALTFGAEPASNPVLSLRSLRLSLKNLPLFKTQLRAILRAATVGDVRIMFPLVSTLMELRQAKMILADVVEDLEEQGVEFKRDVPVGMMVEVPSAVMMAEEFAQEVDFFSIGTNDLIQYTLAADRDDPNVSELYRAADPSILRMIQHVIDVGNRHEISVTVCGEMSTDPLFSPLLIGMGLRQLSVTSHMIPRLKELIGNFTLEEAEEIASHVRNLELARTVENYLRGEMMKFAPDMAVLEAEQA